In Methanothermococcus thermolithotrophicus DSM 2095, one DNA window encodes the following:
- a CDS encoding flippase translates to MLKKFKNLKSKKVLNSLRKEGLLKDSFYMIFSNIYSKGASYIFFFLMAYILGTEGFGTLRGVLPILDSLVIFFCSGIPPAMAKFISEYKHDNKSHYNETSWIYGVLNVMLIFSLIGGIFTIFLKYFLGGYYKNLDANIYYIIALTLPFSAFISWNRGVLQGSLKIKELSKTWIAEHTSKIIFSIFLASLIGVMGGILSISLGYIIGGLLGFYFIAKNNLIPKNKIRSFKLMVKNPMVKKVILYSIPIALGTASYRLLSDLDSIFIMSILGPQLNGLYGYASLLSRALFLFASSISIPLIPRIAKTKDVNYFKKAILMNLGIVTPFLFMFLIFSKELLILFFNIDYYESSLSLKILSISAAFMGSYTICAASLQGLGYAKVPLYVISFGVVLNAILNYILVKNIGIVGGAAATLISSFFIFVITLYFTIEKLKVWQFHKK, encoded by the coding sequence ATGTTAAAAAAATTTAAAAATCTAAAATCAAAGAAAGTTCTCAATTCCCTTAGAAAAGAAGGCCTATTGAAAGATAGTTTCTACATGATATTCTCAAATATTTATTCAAAAGGTGCATCCTACATATTTTTCTTTTTAATGGCTTACATACTTGGAACAGAGGGTTTTGGAACTTTAAGGGGAGTATTACCTATTTTAGATTCTTTGGTTATTTTTTTCTGCTCTGGAATACCCCCGGCAATGGCAAAATTTATTTCCGAATACAAACACGACAATAAATCCCATTATAATGAAACATCTTGGATTTACGGAGTATTAAATGTAATGTTGATTTTTTCATTGATTGGTGGAATATTCACCATTTTTTTAAAGTATTTTTTGGGAGGATACTACAAAAACTTAGATGCTAATATCTATTATATCATAGCCTTGACCCTCCCATTTTCAGCATTTATATCATGGAATAGAGGAGTTTTGCAGGGTAGCTTGAAAATAAAGGAGCTCTCTAAAACTTGGATAGCAGAGCATACTTCAAAAATAATATTTTCAATCTTTTTAGCTTCACTTATCGGTGTGATGGGCGGTATTTTATCCATATCTTTAGGTTATATTATCGGAGGACTTTTAGGATTCTACTTTATAGCCAAAAATAATTTGATACCTAAAAATAAAATAAGAAGTTTTAAATTAATGGTTAAAAACCCGATGGTTAAAAAAGTCATACTTTATTCGATACCTATAGCCCTTGGAACAGCATCATACAGACTTTTAAGCGATTTGGACAGTATATTTATAATGTCAATATTGGGCCCACAGTTAAACGGATTATATGGTTATGCTTCACTACTGTCAAGAGCTCTTTTTTTATTTGCATCTTCAATATCAATACCATTAATTCCAAGAATCGCAAAAACAAAGGATGTAAATTACTTTAAAAAAGCCATACTGATGAATTTAGGAATTGTAACTCCGTTTTTATTTATGTTCCTCATATTTTCAAAGGAATTGCTTATACTGTTCTTCAATATAGATTATTATGAATCATCCCTAAGCTTGAAGATACTGTCAATCTCAGCTGCATTTATGGGCTCATATACAATATGTGCTGCTTCACTGCAAGGTCTTGGTTATGCAAAAGTGCCCCTTTATGTTATATCCTTTGGCGTGGTGTTAAATGCCATTTTAAACTATATCTTGGTTAAGAACATTGGGATAGTTGGAGGAGCTGCTGCAACTTTAATATCATCATTTTTTATATTTGTCATTACATTGTACTTTACCATAGAAAAATTGAAAGTATGGCAATTTCACAAAAAATAA
- a CDS encoding class III signal peptide-containing protein, whose product MRIFSKLLGNRGQISIEFGLLVFAVVVAATVISYYHIQSIKASGKVANRTAISVVEKYDSAVSSFVDSVKNLSN is encoded by the coding sequence ATGAGAATATTTTCCAAGCTGCTCGGAAACAGAGGGCAGATATCTATTGAGTTTGGGCTTTTAGTTTTTGCAGTTGTGGTAGCTGCCACCGTTATATCGTACTATCATATCCAATCCATTAAAGCTTCAGGGAAAGTAGCAAATAGGACAGCTATAAGTGTGGTCGAAAAATACGATAGTGCAGTAAGCTCTTTTGTAGATTCAGTAAAGAATTTAAGTAATTAG
- a CDS encoding selenouridine synthase SelU-like subunit yields the protein MDEEILSRLLTFKENVVLAIRLKDGKKMITNGKNILAGKIGGDLASFILKESKKINSPKTVEYQGELIYFEPIDIKKYLDSIGKELTEELLTIEELEKMNEDEFILVDARTPKEYAEKTIPNAVNIPLFLTDEHISISKIYKKEGKDKAMDLAVEIIPKAIDRIVKEALKLDKNKTLVVFCARGGMRSQTVAFILKLMGFKVKRLVGGFKSYKSIQNK from the coding sequence ATGGATGAGGAAATACTATCAAGACTTTTAACATTCAAGGAAAATGTCGTACTAGCCATACGTTTAAAAGACGGTAAAAAAATGATAACAAACGGTAAAAATATATTGGCTGGAAAGATAGGCGGAGATTTAGCATCATTTATTTTGAAAGAATCTAAAAAAATAAATTCTCCAAAAACTGTAGAGTATCAAGGTGAATTAATATATTTTGAACCAATAGACATTAAAAAATATTTAGATTCAATAGGTAAGGAACTAACTGAGGAGCTCCTAACAATTGAAGAACTTGAAAAAATGAATGAAGATGAATTTATTTTAGTGGATGCAAGGACCCCAAAGGAATATGCCGAAAAAACAATTCCAAATGCCGTGAATATCCCGCTGTTTTTAACCGATGAGCATATATCCATAAGTAAAATTTACAAAAAAGAAGGTAAGGATAAAGCCATGGATTTAGCTGTGGAAATAATTCCAAAAGCAATCGATAGAATAGTAAAAGAAGCTCTAAAATTGGATAAAAATAAAACACTTGTTGTATTTTGTGCAAGAGGCGGCATGAGAAGCCAGACTGTAGCATTTATTTTAAAATTAATGGGTTTTAAGGTTAAAAGATTAGTTGGTGGATTTAAGAGCTATAAATCCATTCAAAATAAATAA
- a CDS encoding DUF2683 family protein translates to MVKAIVNISDENNQVINIIKAKYNLKDKSEAINKIIEEYAEILLEPELKPDYVEKIKRIMENETPIHIGSVEELNKRYLGE, encoded by the coding sequence ATGGTTAAAGCAATAGTCAATATTTCAGATGAAAACAATCAAGTAATTAACATTATAAAAGCAAAATACAACCTTAAAGACAAAAGCGAAGCGATAAATAAGATAATAGAAGAATACGCAGAAATATTATTAGAACCAGAGTTAAAACCTGATTATGTTGAGAAAATAAAAAGAATTATGGAAAATGAAACACCCATACATATCGGCTCTGTTGAAGAACTAAATAAAAGATATTTGGGTGAATAG
- a CDS encoding selenouridine synthase SelU-like subunit, producing MIIFGLFGKTGCGKTEILQELKKFHPVVDIEACGNTRGSVLGDLYNLKQRSQEEFDHLLNKQYEKAKKAGYCVTEFEGRKIGGAKKLIIPGPFSNIKSYNYKIVIDCPYHCQIKRLLKYYLPNNEKEKEILLSKFILLKNSLRRKDALEALDRIIELVNNDEYYEAAVIVEEKLYRQHYLRHIKKIEPDLVIYNENTLESADVVNNFINEKLKKHGLKN from the coding sequence ATGATTATTTTTGGATTATTTGGTAAGACCGGTTGTGGAAAAACGGAAATTTTACAGGAATTAAAGAAATTTCATCCAGTGGTGGATATTGAAGCATGCGGAAACACGAGAGGTAGTGTTTTGGGAGATTTATATAATTTAAAACAACGGAGTCAGGAGGAATTCGATCACCTGCTAAATAAACAGTATGAAAAAGCCAAAAAAGCAGGATACTGCGTTACAGAATTCGAAGGAAGAAAAATAGGCGGAGCAAAAAAACTAATCATTCCAGGGCCTTTTTCCAATATTAAAAGCTACAACTACAAAATTGTAATAGATTGCCCATATCACTGCCAAATAAAAAGGCTCCTAAAGTACTATCTACCAAACAACGAGAAAGAAAAAGAAATCCTCCTATCAAAGTTTATTCTATTAAAAAACTCTTTAAGGAGGAAAGACGCACTTGAAGCCTTGGATAGAATTATCGAACTTGTAAACAATGACGAATACTACGAAGCTGCGGTAATTGTGGAAGAAAAACTGTACAGACAGCACTATTTAAGGCATATCAAAAAAATAGAGCCTGATCTGGTGATTTATAATGAAAATACCTTAGAATCAGCAGATGTAGTTAATAACTTCATTAACGAGAAACTAAAAAAACATGGATTAAAGAATTAG
- a CDS encoding metallophosphoesterase — MRILFISDLHTTMIENAQFEWLNQIIIETRPDLLLSAGDWDEGLTRNSIQPILEKIPLLTIFGNHENMQELTQIIAPSLGRSALLQDFEVVEVCGLKICGVNGIYSEKRLMKKGVPRQRGDSFIIKARNFLEETQTSLYSIDFFLCHETPELPVYSSNELECFKFRISKGSKLIMDTINLIKPKIVLNGHLHFTEYTLTRMDYGGLYIRVDSSEKSRSFAVIELDGERYSVGIHKESVENLLEKKWQV, encoded by the coding sequence ATGAGAATTCTATTTATTAGTGATTTGCATACTACTATGATAGAAAATGCTCAATTTGAATGGTTAAATCAAATCATAATAGAAACCCGGCCAGATTTACTCCTATCAGCAGGAGATTGGGACGAAGGATTAACAAGAAATTCTATTCAACCAATTCTAGAGAAAATACCCCTCCTTACAATTTTTGGAAATCATGAGAATATGCAAGAGCTCACTCAGATTATTGCCCCCAGTCTTGGTAGGTCGGCGCTTTTGCAGGATTTTGAAGTGGTTGAAGTTTGCGGTTTGAAAATATGTGGAGTTAATGGCATTTATAGTGAAAAGAGATTAATGAAGAAGGGTGTGCCAAGGCAAAGGGGTGATTCATTTATAATAAAGGCAAGGAATTTTCTTGAGGAAACTCAAACGTCTCTTTACTCAATAGACTTTTTTCTCTGTCATGAAACTCCTGAATTGCCTGTGTATTCTTCTAATGAATTGGAATGTTTTAAATTCAGAATATCTAAAGGTTCAAAATTGATTATGGATACCATTAATTTGATAAAACCAAAAATTGTGCTTAATGGGCATTTGCATTTTACAGAATATACTTTAACAAGGATGGATTATGGAGGTTTATATATTAGGGTTGATTCGTCTGAAAAATCCAGAAGTTTTGCAGTAATAGAGTTAGATGGGGAAAGATATTCAGTGGGAATTCATAAAGAGTCAGTGGAAAACTTGCTTGAAAAAAAGTGGCAAGTTTAG
- a CDS encoding DUF2614 family zinc ribbon-containing protein, whose protein sequence is MDFEEINRYTSVDLEDLKVIEVECPSCEMVLRVVGKKIMCPNCKRIFEVSRG, encoded by the coding sequence ATGGATTTCGAAGAAATAAACAGATATACATCAGTAGATTTAGAAGACCTAAAAGTTATAGAGGTTGAATGCCCGTCCTGTGAAATGGTTTTAAGAGTGGTAGGGAAAAAAATTATGTGTCCCAACTGTAAAAGGATTTTCGAAGTTAGTAGAGGTTAA
- a CDS encoding DUF126 domain-containing protein — MELNGRVISKGIVEGEAIVSKSPISFLGGVSEEGIITDKDNELYGQSIKDKILVFPNGKGSTVGSYVIYALAKKGILKGIVNKECEPIVATGAILGKIPLVDKVEIEKIENGNILIVDGNNGIVKIAKQTP; from the coding sequence ATTGAGCTAAATGGAAGAGTTATTTCTAAAGGAATTGTAGAAGGCGAAGCAATAGTTTCAAAATCGCCTATTTCATTTTTAGGTGGTGTTAGTGAAGAAGGGATAATTACGGATAAAGATAACGAGCTGTACGGTCAAAGTATAAAGGATAAAATATTAGTTTTTCCAAATGGTAAAGGTAGTACGGTAGGTTCGTATGTTATTTACGCTCTTGCAAAAAAAGGGATCTTAAAAGGAATAGTAAACAAGGAGTGCGAACCTATTGTGGCGACCGGTGCCATACTGGGAAAGATACCATTGGTTGATAAAGTTGAAATTGAAAAAATCGAGAATGGCAACATATTAATAGTTGATGGAAATAATGGTATTGTCAAAATAGCGAAACAAACTCCATAG
- a CDS encoding restriction endonuclease subunit S — MEYNIPEGWEWVKLGEVCNTREEQISPLEMKDENVYVGLEHIKSNEWHLSNYGSPKEVEDGKNKFYAGDILYGKPSQYLNKAVLSDVDGACSTDILVLTPDIAKIYSKYLLIAMSSESFLNFVNKTMQEMNPQSSWDEIKSFEFLLPPLEKQKQIIDKIEYLFKDLDNAIELKQKSIGETRGLFSSVLNKIFREIADKEGWELVKLNEITSMEELDNILISDIGRISTSINNDLYNKFIYYFIKHYFSIPNENAIDSEIPSISKEVFDNLSIPIPYKNNQPNLERQLEIVNYLDILTEKIKRLEELQERELNIFRELKESILNKAFNGELV, encoded by the coding sequence ATGGAATATAATATACCAGAAGGTTGGGAATGGGTTAAATTGGGGGAAGTATGCAATACTCGAGAAGAGCAGATTAGCCCCTTAGAGATGAAGGATGAAAATGTTTATGTTGGTTTGGAACACATTAAAAGCAATGAATGGCATTTATCCAATTATGGTAGCCCAAAGGAAGTTGAGGATGGCAAAAACAAATTTTATGCTGGAGATATTTTATATGGAAAACCAAGCCAATATTTGAATAAGGCCGTCTTGTCAGATGTAGATGGAGCCTGTTCGACAGATATACTTGTATTAACTCCAGATATTGCTAAAATTTATTCAAAATATCTTTTAATTGCCATGAGCTCTGAAAGTTTCTTAAATTTTGTTAACAAAACCATGCAAGAAATGAACCCACAGAGCTCATGGGATGAAATAAAATCATTCGAATTTTTATTACCCCCGCTTGAAAAACAAAAACAAATTATAGACAAAATAGAGTACCTTTTTAAAGATTTGGATAACGCAATAGAGTTAAAACAAAAATCAATAGGTGAAACAAGGGGTTTATTTAGCTCGGTTTTAAATAAAATTTTTAGGGAAATAGCAGATAAAGAAGGTTGGGAATTAGTTAAATTAAATGAAATAACAAGCATGGAAGAACTAGATAATATTCTCATTTCAGATATTGGGAGAATATCAACGTCTATAAATAACGATCTTTATAATAAGTTTATTTATTATTTTATAAAACACTATTTTTCAATTCCTAATGAAAATGCCATAGACTCGGAAATTCCATCTATTTCAAAAGAAGTATTTGATAATTTATCAATCCCAATCCCATACAAAAACAATCAACCTAATCTAGAAAGACAGTTGGAGATAGTAAATTATTTAGACATTTTAACCGAGAAAATAAAAAGGTTGGAAGAATTACAGGAAAGAGAATTGAATATATTCAGAGAGTTAAAAGAGTCCATATTAAATAAGGCGTTTAATGGAGAGCTGGTTTAA
- a CDS encoding YafQ family addiction module toxin, translating into MYDIEIMPSLDRILTKLSKKDGKKVEIILKKISEINKNPHHYKNLRTPMEDFKRVHIDKSFVLIFTVDDNEKRVIFVDVAHHDEIYKNKRISKIKKILQ; encoded by the coding sequence ATGTATGATATTGAAATCATGCCCTCGTTGGATAGGATACTTACAAAATTATCTAAAAAAGATGGGAAAAAAGTAGAAATCATCTTAAAAAAGATTAGTGAAATAAACAAAAATCCACACCACTATAAAAATTTAAGAACACCAATGGAAGATTTTAAAAGAGTTCATATTGATAAAAGTTTTGTTTTAATATTTACTGTGGATGATAATGAAAAGAGAGTTATATTTGTAGATGTTGCTCACCATGATGAGATATATAAAAATAAAAGAATATCAAAAATAAAGAAAATATTGCAATAA
- a CDS encoding DUF86 domain-containing protein gives MDNYVSLENYLENLFNENINLILKNNIKSELIKSTDDELIYKFEKNNKVFLTDILENINYTIEFTKNMNYKEFLNDKLTKDAVSQCLIIIGEASKYIDEEFKKKYKNVPFKKLEEIENSLLYQYWDADYNLIWKLIRKGLTKLKPIIEKILKELE, from the coding sequence TTGGATAATTATGTAAGTTTAGAAAATTATTTGGAGAACTTATTTAATGAAAATATAAATTTAATACTTAAAAACAATATTAAATCAGAATTAATAAAATCAACTGATGACGAATTAATATACAAATTTGAAAAAAATAATAAAGTATTTTTAACTGATATTTTAGAAAATATTAATTACACCATCGAATTTACAAAAAATATGAATTACAAAGAATTTTTAAATGACAAACTAACAAAAGATGCAGTATCTCAATGTTTGATAATTATAGGGGAAGCGTCAAAATATATTGATGAAGAATTTAAGAAAAAATATAAAAATGTACCTTTTAAAAAATTAGAAGAAATAGAAAACAGCCTACTTTACCAATATTGGGATGCTGATTATAATTTAATTTGGAAACTGATTAGAAAGGGGCTCACAAAATTAAAACCCATCATTGAGAAAATTTTAAAGGAGCTCGAATAA
- the argJ gene encoding bifunctional ornithine acetyltransferase/N-acetylglutamate synthase: MNDLEIKVIDNGVVAPKGFKANGFKEDKYGVALILSEKEAVAAGVFTTNKVYAHPVKLSKEILKNNEKIRAIVANSGNANCFTKDGMEDAKEMIKETARLLNIPENQVLIASTGVIGRKMPMDIIKDRLKKTYDILTKENNNLNSAKAIMTTDAFPKTTAVEFEVNGKKVRVGGIAKGAGMIAPNMLHATMLCFITTDIEINRDELTESLQNAVDESFNSAVVDGDMSTNDTVFVLANGESGVNYKDCKETFDKAIAYVCRELAKMIVSDGEGATKFMEVLVRGAKTKEDAKKASMSVVRSLLVKTALFGSDPNWGRIVAAVGYSGAEMDMNKIDVLIGDFKEEVYLVKDGEQIADEGTAELIKAEEIMKNEKIKIIVDLKLGNEENTSYGCDLGYEYVRINSEYTT, encoded by the coding sequence ATGAACGACTTGGAGATAAAAGTAATCGATAATGGAGTCGTAGCTCCAAAAGGATTTAAAGCAAACGGTTTTAAAGAAGATAAATACGGTGTAGCTTTAATTTTATCCGAAAAAGAGGCAGTTGCCGCAGGTGTATTTACAACAAACAAGGTTTATGCCCATCCTGTGAAACTGTCAAAGGAAATTTTAAAAAATAATGAAAAAATAAGGGCAATTGTTGCAAACAGCGGTAATGCCAACTGTTTTACAAAGGATGGAATGGAAGATGCAAAAGAAATGATTAAAGAAACTGCAAGATTGTTAAACATTCCTGAAAATCAGGTTTTGATTGCCTCTACGGGTGTAATCGGTAGAAAAATGCCAATGGATATTATAAAAGATAGACTGAAAAAAACATACGATATCCTAACCAAAGAAAACAATAATTTAAACTCTGCAAAAGCGATAATGACTACAGACGCATTTCCAAAAACGACTGCAGTTGAATTTGAAGTTAACGGAAAAAAAGTTAGAGTCGGAGGAATAGCCAAAGGGGCTGGAATGATAGCTCCAAACATGCTCCATGCAACAATGTTATGTTTCATAACTACAGATATAGAAATAAACAGGGATGAACTAACAGAATCACTACAAAATGCAGTTGATGAGAGCTTCAATAGTGCAGTTGTGGATGGAGATATGAGCACAAACGACACTGTTTTTGTTCTTGCAAATGGGGAAAGTGGAGTTAACTACAAAGACTGTAAAGAAACTTTTGATAAAGCCATTGCCTATGTATGCAGGGAGCTCGCAAAGATGATTGTAAGCGATGGAGAAGGAGCTACAAAATTCATGGAAGTCTTGGTAAGAGGGGCTAAGACCAAAGAAGATGCAAAAAAAGCTTCTATGTCAGTTGTTAGGTCACTCTTAGTAAAAACTGCATTATTTGGTAGCGACCCTAACTGGGGTAGAATTGTAGCTGCAGTGGGATACAGTGGAGCAGAGATGGACATGAATAAAATAGACGTTTTGATTGGCGATTTTAAAGAAGAGGTTTATCTTGTTAAGGATGGGGAACAGATAGCAGACGAAGGAACAGCGGAGCTCATAAAAGCAGAAGAAATTATGAAAAATGAGAAAATAAAAATAATAGTGGATTTAAAATTAGGTAATGAAGAAAATACATCCTATGGTTGTGATTTAGGTTACGAATACGTAAGAATTAACTCAGAATATACAACATAA
- a CDS encoding NOG1 family protein — protein MEKIYEYQRFSNPKPKSRGDANPFKKIPTILYPDELMDKAYRRSEKVAGELRTTTRGLSNIKSKIIEENKIRTTTSVISDNLLKIVKKTPTVDNLDPFYRELLEILVGTDEFKKSLGAIQWASELVKKLGGMYARRVRRAKSPQHASIIRKEFIGRVSSVLKQIYPNMAFLAVSREKLKNIPTVKDLPTVVIAGYPNVGKSTLLRKLTDAEPEINSYPFTTKGLNIGYTQSGIQIIDTPGVLDRPLYERNDIELNAVIALNYLADMILFVIDPTEYCGYTVEEQLNLLNEVKETFEVPVVVVINKIDIEENKDKLERLSIPSEDIAEIIKISSQTGQGLDEVNKVIRKVLKETGRLDSQ, from the coding sequence ATGGAGAAAATATACGAATATCAAAGATTTTCAAATCCTAAGCCCAAATCCCGAGGAGATGCCAATCCATTTAAAAAGATTCCGACAATTCTATATCCTGATGAGCTCATGGATAAGGCATATAGAAGGTCTGAAAAAGTAGCGGGCGAGTTGAGAACAACAACCCGTGGATTGAGTAATATTAAGTCAAAAATCATTGAAGAGAATAAAATAAGGACTACAACGTCGGTAATTTCAGACAATCTCTTAAAGATTGTAAAGAAAACTCCAACAGTAGATAATCTAGACCCGTTTTATAGGGAGCTCTTGGAGATTTTGGTTGGTACAGATGAATTTAAAAAATCCCTTGGAGCTATTCAATGGGCTTCGGAATTGGTTAAGAAACTTGGTGGAATGTATGCCAGAAGAGTTAGAAGGGCAAAATCCCCTCAACATGCATCAATAATAAGAAAAGAATTCATAGGAAGGGTTTCATCAGTATTGAAACAGATTTATCCAAACATGGCATTTCTTGCAGTTTCAAGGGAAAAGTTAAAGAATATCCCAACTGTGAAAGATCTTCCAACTGTGGTAATTGCAGGTTATCCAAATGTTGGTAAATCCACACTATTAAGAAAGTTAACTGATGCAGAACCTGAAATTAACTCCTACCCATTTACAACAAAGGGGCTAAATATAGGATATACCCAGTCTGGGATCCAGATAATAGATACACCAGGAGTTTTGGATAGGCCTTTGTACGAAAGAAACGACATAGAGCTAAATGCAGTTATTGCACTTAACTATTTGGCTGATATGATACTATTTGTAATAGACCCAACTGAATACTGCGGTTACACAGTCGAAGAACAACTAAATCTCTTAAATGAAGTTAAAGAAACATTTGAAGTTCCAGTTGTTGTGGTAATTAACAAAATAGATATTGAAGAAAACAAAGATAAACTGGAAAGACTATCTATCCCATCAGAAGATATAGCCGAAATTATTAAAATATCCTCCCAGACAGGTCAGGGATTGGATGAAGTTAATAAAGTAATCAGAAAAGTTTTAAAAGAGACTGGAAGATTGGATAGCCAATAA